One Terriglobales bacterium DNA segment encodes these proteins:
- a CDS encoding VOC family protein → MLDHMILTVSDVERSLTFYEAALKPLNIKFFMPYKGKDGHPDLWGFGNGKRAFFWIKQGKPDPAAIHWGFVAENENKVDEFYKAAMSAGARDNISPRARLEYYPGYYAADVFDPDGYSFEVVHKS, encoded by the coding sequence ATGCTCGACCACATGATTCTGACTGTCAGCGATGTCGAACGTTCGCTGACCTTCTATGAGGCGGCCTTGAAGCCGCTTAATATCAAATTCTTCATGCCGTATAAGGGCAAAGACGGTCATCCTGATCTGTGGGGATTTGGTAATGGCAAAAGGGCGTTCTTCTGGATAAAGCAAGGGAAGCCCGATCCAGCGGCTATTCATTGGGGGTTCGTGGCAGAAAATGAGAATAAGGTCGATGAATTCTACAAAGCCGCAATGTCCGCTGGCGCCAGGGACAATATTTCGCCCCGCGCCCGACTGGAATACTATCCAGGATATTACGCCGCTGATGTATTCGACCCAGACGGATATTCATTCGAGGTCGTCCATAAAAGCTAA
- a CDS encoding DinB family protein has protein sequence MTISEMMLPEFEQEMAGTRKLLERVPEDKFTWKPHEKSMTLGRLASHVAELPGWAVNTIRQDALNITPGLKPYIASTQKELLETFDKNAAEARQALAGVSDEHLQKIWSLQFGGKTMLSMPRAAVLRGVVMNHLIHHRAQLGVFLRLNNVPIPGMYGPSADEGRMF, from the coding sequence ATGACCATCAGTGAAATGATGCTGCCCGAATTTGAGCAAGAGATGGCCGGAACCCGCAAACTGCTGGAGCGCGTGCCCGAAGACAAATTCACTTGGAAGCCGCATGAGAAATCCATGACCCTTGGCCGCCTGGCCAGCCATGTGGCCGAACTTCCGGGTTGGGCGGTGAACACGATCCGGCAGGACGCGCTGAACATAACCCCCGGCCTCAAACCCTATATAGCGTCCACGCAGAAAGAGTTGCTGGAAACCTTCGACAAGAACGCAGCCGAGGCCCGCCAGGCCCTGGCAGGCGTTAGCGATGAGCATCTGCAGAAAATCTGGTCGTTGCAGTTCGGGGGCAAAACCATGCTCTCCATGCCGCGCGCCGCCGTGCTTCGCGGCGTAGTCATGAACCACTTGATTCATCATCGCGCGCAGTTGGGAGTGTTTCTACGGTTGAATAATGTTCCCATTCCGGGCATGTACGGTCCTTCGGCCGACGAAGGGCGCATGTTCTAG
- a CDS encoding isomerizing glutamine--fructose-6-phosphate transaminase: MSQPKHFQHYMLKEIYEQPLAVSETAQETGSPDLAAGFMERVPWSLDELKALNRICIAASGTSRHAGIAGKFMLESLARIPTEVEFASEFQHWPVVLGPEVLMLVITQSGETADTLGAMRKAKKSGAKVLAISNVAECSIMREADVGIHTKAGPELSVPSTKAFTAQLAALFILAIHLAEARGNISADYAKQCIAELKRIPEKLKSVLELDQRCQELGHRYYKHEDFFFAGRGVHYAIAMDGALKLKEVSYIHAEGYPSGEILHGPLALIDERVVVVVIATCDPGDAESMIRYEKTVSNIKEFKGRSGKVIALACEGDRSIEGLVDDVLYIPPAPDMLSSILEIVPLQLLAYHIAVLRGLDVDRPRSLAKAVIRE; this comes from the coding sequence ATGAGCCAACCAAAACATTTTCAGCACTACATGCTCAAAGAAATCTATGAGCAGCCGCTGGCAGTCTCGGAAACCGCCCAGGAGACAGGTTCACCCGACCTCGCCGCCGGCTTCATGGAGCGCGTACCATGGTCCCTGGATGAGCTCAAGGCGCTGAACAGAATTTGTATCGCAGCCTCGGGCACCAGCCGCCACGCCGGCATTGCCGGCAAATTCATGCTGGAAAGTCTGGCGCGCATTCCCACCGAAGTTGAATTTGCCAGCGAGTTTCAACATTGGCCGGTGGTGCTGGGTCCTGAGGTCCTCATGCTGGTGATCACGCAGTCGGGTGAAACCGCCGATACTCTGGGAGCCATGCGCAAGGCAAAAAAGAGCGGCGCCAAAGTGCTGGCCATCTCCAATGTCGCGGAATGCTCGATCATGCGTGAAGCCGATGTGGGCATTCACACTAAGGCCGGCCCGGAGCTCTCCGTCCCTTCCACCAAGGCATTTACCGCGCAGCTCGCCGCGCTGTTTATACTCGCAATTCATTTGGCGGAGGCGCGCGGAAACATTTCCGCAGACTATGCCAAACAGTGCATTGCCGAACTCAAGCGCATTCCGGAAAAACTTAAATCAGTCCTGGAGCTGGACCAGCGCTGCCAGGAGTTGGGACACAGATACTACAAGCACGAAGATTTCTTTTTCGCCGGTCGCGGCGTCCACTACGCCATTGCCATGGATGGCGCCCTGAAGCTGAAAGAAGTCTCGTATATACACGCAGAGGGTTACCCCTCAGGAGAGATCCTGCATGGGCCGCTCGCACTGATTGACGAACGCGTAGTCGTGGTTGTGATTGCCACCTGCGACCCCGGTGATGCTGAATCCATGATCCGGTATGAAAAGACCGTTTCCAATATCAAAGAGTTTAAAGGGCGGTCAGGGAAGGTGATCGCGCTGGCCTGCGAGGGAGATAGAAGCATCGAAGGCCTGGTGGATGACGTTCTCTACATACCTCCCGCTCCGGATATGCTCTCCTCCATTCTGGAAATCGTGCCTCTACAATTGCTGGCATATCACATCGCGGTTCTCCGGGGACTTGATGTGGATCGCCCCCGCAGTCTGGCCAAAGCTGTAATCAGGGAATAA
- a CDS encoding ROK family protein, producing MQTKLVLGVDIGGTKVAAGLVNADGEMLFNLRVPMNTSGSASDAMGCVHNAIEGVMQANPAVALRAIGVSSPGPLDLHNGIVLNSPNLPCWQNFALLPEIQKTYRIPSRLDNDANSAGLAEALWGAGAKYNSVFYVTIGTGIGTAIVLNQRIYYGRTGGAAEGGHMTIDFRAPVRCGCGKRGCMEGLASGPAIAVRTREKLAASSDGARILAAAGGEASSITAEAVVKAWRAEDPLATEVLRETADLFAIWLGNVVDLLEPDVIVIGGGVGAAITEWFPYIQRKIPDWSINPRAHEIPLVAAKYGADAGIVGSAALWLCEQPSYEPAAKI from the coding sequence ATGCAAACAAAGCTGGTCTTAGGGGTCGATATCGGTGGGACGAAAGTGGCTGCGGGATTGGTGAACGCAGACGGAGAGATGCTATTTAATCTTCGTGTTCCCATGAACACAAGCGGAAGTGCATCGGATGCCATGGGCTGCGTCCATAATGCAATTGAAGGAGTAATGCAGGCCAACCCGGCCGTTGCATTGCGGGCGATTGGAGTTTCTTCTCCTGGCCCGCTCGATCTCCATAATGGAATTGTCTTAAACAGTCCTAACCTGCCATGCTGGCAGAATTTTGCGCTGCTTCCTGAAATTCAGAAAACCTACCGCATACCAAGCCGGCTTGATAATGACGCCAACTCGGCTGGCCTGGCAGAAGCTCTTTGGGGTGCGGGGGCGAAATACAACTCGGTTTTTTACGTTACCATTGGGACCGGCATCGGTACTGCCATCGTTTTGAATCAGCGCATCTATTATGGAAGGACAGGCGGCGCAGCCGAAGGCGGACACATGACCATTGACTTCCGCGCGCCGGTGCGCTGTGGATGCGGAAAGCGTGGTTGTATGGAAGGCCTGGCATCGGGGCCTGCTATTGCTGTCCGGACGCGCGAAAAACTGGCCGCCAGTTCAGACGGTGCGAGGATTCTGGCTGCGGCAGGCGGAGAAGCAAGCAGCATCACGGCCGAAGCCGTGGTCAAGGCGTGGCGGGCAGAAGACCCGTTGGCGACCGAGGTCCTGCGGGAGACGGCGGACTTGTTTGCCATATGGTTGGGCAACGTCGTTGATCTGCTCGAACCCGATGTCATTGTGATTGGCGGCGGAGTCGGAGCAGCCATCACAGAGTGGTTTCCCTACATCCAACGCAAGATTCCAGACTGGAGCATCAATCCGCGCGCCCATGAAATTCCGCTGGTTGCGGCAAAATACGGAGCCGATGCCGGTATTGTGGGTTCAGCGGCGCTCTGGTTGTGCGAACAGCCATCCTACGAACCGGCAGCAAAAATATAA
- a CDS encoding TonB-dependent receptor, giving the protein MQRKAIAILILLFLSACTLMAQEVTGSILGTVTDTSNAIIPHAKVTVTNTDRNAVLRTTTTDNNGYYVAPLLPVGHYAVSVAAQGFKTFSKTGIELNVSDRLAVNAVLSPGSVQEVVTVEANALQVETQSPTAGGLIDGTQIRELALSARNYEEMVALMPGVSSAVSDTIFVGVETPGGGTNEIDFSINGSRFSQNNWTIDGADNVDRGGNFSLLNFPSVDAIAEFKVLRSLYSPEYGRGAGGEIDIITRSGGNKFHGGLYEFFRNDVLNANRYLNQHFADPTQRLSRPPLRYNDFGGTFGGPIFIPGHYNAERNKTFFFFSEEVRRIITSSTTLVTVPNANERKGIFTDATGAPLTICTSYDANGNCLTTNPTGIISPASFNPAAVAYLKDIYSHIPLPQDPIGDKLTMSGKNQFNYRQELIRVDHTFSPKLMVTGRWMHDDIPTVNPAGLFGFTNVLGYATSQTNSPGKNLLVRGTWTIKPTVLNEMGYSWSSGGIVSNPVGTSTFANSPDVVKAIQLPFASPLPRIPNLAFGSLSGLAGFGPYRDFNINHNWFDNLTWVLGKHTVKVGFSYSRYQKNENDAGGNPSNGSFGFFSVDPNSLLATPQQEWASFLLGNVQTFNQAQQDFHNKIRQHTLEAYAQDEFRLLRNLTLTYGVRYTYYGQPVDDLGRATNFYPAFYNPGLAPQLDPTGALVPGTGQPNNGLIITGLSPVADASQPSPFGHAVARQTFGDFAPRFGLAWDPFGNGKTSIRTGFGMFYDAPAIGFLENNLFINPPFVGKVSISNTTFDNPAGAAPNPNTSPEFVKGVATRWHLPYTEMWSLDVQQELPMRFILDVGYYGSAGRHLIGIVDINQPLAGAYLAPSETAITGATNPITASNTGVLNRVRPFQGYGAINVSSPIFKSNYHALQTSLQKRFRGGAQINLNYTWSHDLTNAGNDFATPQQNTNLRAEYGPADFDRRHIFDANFIYEFPWMKSQHGVIGHLLGGWEFSGIITYESGLFMTANGVITDPAGLGLLDPNANSDSTSNFGSIAAGRPNQISNPNVNAPHTAEQWFNTAAFVDPGVSGLVLPGNERRGSIRGPGVERWDLSLFKNIKVTEGSAFQFRLETFNVFNHTNFQQIDLGTQSGTFGQVLSTHEPRILQLGLKYNF; this is encoded by the coding sequence ATGCAACGTAAAGCAATTGCGATTCTCATTCTATTGTTCCTGAGCGCTTGCACATTGATGGCCCAGGAAGTTACGGGGAGTATTTTAGGCACGGTAACCGATACCAGCAATGCCATAATCCCCCATGCGAAGGTTACGGTCACCAACACGGACCGGAATGCGGTGCTGCGCACAACGACAACCGACAACAATGGCTACTACGTAGCCCCGTTGCTGCCGGTGGGACACTATGCGGTTTCCGTAGCTGCCCAAGGCTTCAAGACCTTCAGCAAGACTGGCATTGAGCTCAACGTAAGCGACCGGTTGGCAGTCAATGCAGTGTTGTCTCCGGGCAGCGTGCAGGAGGTGGTGACGGTAGAAGCCAATGCGCTTCAGGTAGAAACACAGTCGCCCACCGCAGGCGGCCTGATTGACGGCACCCAGATTCGGGAACTCGCGCTCAGCGCCCGCAACTATGAAGAGATGGTTGCCCTGATGCCAGGAGTCTCGTCCGCAGTGTCGGACACGATCTTTGTGGGCGTGGAAACCCCAGGCGGCGGAACCAATGAGATTGACTTTTCCATTAACGGAAGCCGCTTCTCGCAAAATAACTGGACCATTGACGGCGCCGATAACGTAGACCGCGGCGGCAACTTCAGCCTGCTCAACTTTCCCAGCGTGGATGCCATCGCCGAATTCAAAGTATTGCGCAGTCTCTACAGCCCGGAGTACGGGCGCGGGGCCGGCGGAGAAATTGACATCATCACCCGTTCGGGAGGCAACAAGTTCCATGGCGGACTCTACGAATTCTTCCGTAATGACGTGTTGAACGCAAACCGCTACCTGAACCAGCACTTTGCAGATCCAACCCAGCGTCTGTCGCGTCCTCCGTTACGGTATAACGACTTTGGCGGAACGTTCGGTGGTCCAATCTTTATTCCGGGACACTACAACGCCGAGAGGAACAAGACCTTCTTCTTCTTTTCCGAGGAGGTGAGGCGGATTATCACTTCGAGTACTACGCTGGTCACCGTCCCCAATGCGAATGAGCGTAAGGGAATATTTACTGATGCAACCGGCGCGCCGCTGACGATATGCACAAGCTACGATGCCAATGGAAACTGTCTGACTACCAACCCAACTGGCATCATCAGCCCGGCGAGCTTTAATCCCGCGGCAGTTGCTTATCTAAAAGACATCTATTCGCATATTCCTCTGCCGCAAGACCCAATAGGCGACAAGCTCACCATGAGCGGCAAGAACCAGTTCAACTACCGGCAGGAACTCATTCGGGTTGACCACACCTTCTCGCCTAAGCTGATGGTGACCGGGCGCTGGATGCATGATGACATTCCGACCGTCAACCCGGCCGGCTTGTTTGGCTTTACCAATGTTTTGGGTTATGCCACCAGCCAGACGAATTCACCCGGCAAGAACCTCTTGGTTCGGGGGACTTGGACCATCAAGCCCACCGTGCTCAATGAGATGGGTTATTCATGGTCTTCGGGTGGAATTGTTTCTAATCCTGTGGGTACGAGCACGTTCGCCAATTCGCCCGATGTGGTGAAGGCCATCCAATTACCGTTTGCCTCGCCGCTGCCGCGCATTCCCAATCTGGCCTTCGGCAGCCTCAGCGGTCTAGCCGGCTTTGGGCCGTATCGTGATTTCAATATCAACCACAATTGGTTTGACAACCTGACCTGGGTGCTGGGGAAGCACACGGTGAAAGTGGGTTTCTCTTACAGCCGCTATCAAAAAAATGAAAATGATGCCGGCGGAAACCCCAGCAATGGCAGCTTCGGTTTCTTCAGTGTAGATCCCAACAGTTTGCTTGCGACGCCTCAGCAGGAGTGGGCCAGTTTCCTGTTAGGGAACGTGCAGACGTTTAACCAGGCGCAGCAAGACTTCCACAACAAGATCCGGCAGCACACACTGGAGGCCTATGCACAGGATGAATTTCGTCTTCTGCGCAACCTGACGCTGACTTATGGGGTGCGTTACACGTACTACGGCCAGCCGGTTGATGACCTCGGGCGCGCGACGAACTTCTACCCGGCTTTTTATAATCCGGGCCTGGCGCCACAGCTTGACCCGACCGGGGCCCTCGTTCCGGGAACAGGACAGCCTAACAATGGATTGATTATCACCGGCCTGAGCCCAGTTGCGGATGCCTCGCAGCCATCACCATTCGGTCATGCGGTGGCACGGCAGACATTCGGAGATTTTGCTCCGCGTTTTGGTTTGGCCTGGGATCCCTTCGGCAACGGCAAGACCTCTATCCGCACCGGCTTCGGCATGTTCTATGACGCGCCTGCAATCGGCTTCCTGGAAAACAACCTGTTCATCAACCCGCCCTTTGTGGGCAAAGTCAGCATCAGCAACACTACATTCGATAATCCAGCAGGAGCAGCACCCAATCCGAACACCAGCCCGGAATTCGTAAAGGGCGTTGCCACTCGCTGGCACCTGCCTTACACGGAGATGTGGAGTTTGGATGTGCAGCAGGAGTTGCCGATGAGATTCATCCTCGATGTCGGCTATTACGGCAGCGCGGGCAGACACTTGATTGGGATTGTGGACATCAACCAGCCGCTCGCAGGAGCGTATCTGGCCCCGTCCGAGACCGCTATCACCGGGGCTACGAATCCTATTACTGCTTCCAATACGGGTGTGCTTAACCGCGTGCGCCCGTTCCAGGGATACGGAGCCATCAACGTTTCTTCTCCAATTTTTAAGTCGAATTACCACGCGTTGCAAACCAGCTTGCAAAAGCGCTTTCGTGGCGGCGCGCAGATCAATTTGAACTACACCTGGTCGCATGATCTGACCAATGCCGGCAACGACTTTGCCACACCACAGCAAAACACGAACTTGCGCGCCGAGTATGGCCCGGCCGACTTTGACCGCCGCCACATCTTCGACGCAAATTTTATTTATGAATTTCCCTGGATGAAGTCGCAGCATGGGGTGATCGGGCATCTTCTAGGTGGCTGGGAGTTCTCGGGAATCATTACCTATGAGTCGGGCCTGTTCATGACGGCAAACGGCGTTATCACCGATCCGGCAGGCTTGGGCTTGCTTGATCCCAACGCCAATTCGGATTCCACCAGTAATTTCGGCAGTATTGCCGCTGGCCGGCCCAATCAGATCAGCAATCCCAACGTAAACGCACCGCACACGGCCGAACAGTGGTTTAACACCGCTGCCTTTGTTGATCCTGGGGTGTCAGGTCTTGTCCTTCCCGGCAATGAGAGACGGGGAAGCATTCGTGGACCCGGCGTTGAGCGTTGGGACCTCTCGTTATTCAAGAACATCAAGGTAACAGAGGGCTCAGCTTTCCAGTTCCGGCTGGAAACGTTCAATGTGTTCAATCACACGAACTTCCAGCAGATTGACTTGGGCACACAGAGTGGGACTTTTGGTCAAGTTTTATCCACCCACGAACCGCGCATCCTGCAACTGGGGTTGAAGTACAATTTCTAG
- a CDS encoding LacI family DNA-binding transcriptional regulator — MNLRKAKGTTTIRDVARESGFSAATVSIVLNQAPLARYIPSQTKEKIEKTAKKLGYRPNQLARSLRSSRNHTLGVMVLDLTDPFCVPILRGIENSLYRASYVPILADAHNDRVRFERYLEMLLERRVEGLIVVANWMYVDINLLADLEKREIPTVVLGYDLQRGAIGSVLTDDETGAQWALQHLHSLGHRKIAFIRGPKMLADSSRRWKGIRTFASSVGLEIDPRLVLELPDLREPNSGFEGGSKATEELLRRKKPFTAIMAFDDMTALGCIRTLTRLGIKVPEQCSVIGFDDILPAAFSMPALTTVRQPMEAMGTTAVETVIEAIRASFERREYAVIHHKIMPELVVRESTRAVSS, encoded by the coding sequence GTGAACCTGCGAAAAGCAAAAGGAACCACCACGATTCGTGATGTGGCCCGGGAGAGCGGTTTCTCGGCGGCTACGGTTTCCATCGTCCTGAATCAGGCCCCGCTGGCGCGCTACATTCCATCGCAGACCAAAGAAAAGATTGAGAAGACGGCCAAGAAGCTGGGATACCGCCCTAACCAGTTGGCACGCTCGCTGCGCAGCAGCCGAAACCATACTCTGGGAGTGATGGTGCTCGATCTCACGGACCCATTTTGCGTACCGATCTTGCGGGGGATTGAAAACTCTCTTTACCGCGCCTCGTATGTTCCGATCCTGGCCGATGCCCATAATGACCGGGTTCGTTTTGAGCGTTATCTGGAGATGTTGCTGGAACGCCGGGTCGAAGGACTTATCGTGGTTGCCAACTGGATGTACGTTGATATCAACCTGCTGGCTGATTTGGAAAAACGCGAGATCCCAACCGTAGTGCTGGGTTACGATTTGCAGCGCGGCGCCATCGGCTCGGTACTCACCGATGATGAAACCGGAGCGCAGTGGGCCTTGCAGCACCTGCACTCACTCGGGCACCGTAAGATTGCGTTCATCCGCGGCCCCAAGATGCTGGCCGACAGCAGCCGGCGATGGAAAGGGATACGCACTTTTGCAAGCTCAGTGGGACTGGAAATTGACCCCCGCCTGGTGCTGGAGCTGCCCGACCTGCGCGAACCGAACTCAGGCTTTGAGGGAGGCTCGAAAGCTACCGAAGAGCTGCTGCGGCGCAAGAAGCCTTTCACCGCGATCATGGCATTCGACGACATGACTGCGCTGGGATGCATTCGCACCCTGACGCGGCTGGGAATTAAAGTGCCGGAGCAATGTTCAGTGATAGGGTTTGATGATATTCTTCCAGCCGCGTTTTCCATGCCTGCGTTGACTACGGTCCGCCAGCCTATGGAAGCCATGGGCACGACCGCGGTCGAGACTGTGATTGAAGCCATCCGTGCCAGTTTCGAACGCCGCGAATACGCCGTGATCCACCACAAAATCATGCCGGAGCTTGTGGTCCGAGAATCTACGCGCGCAGTTTCCTCCTAA
- a CDS encoding glycoside hydrolase family 2 protein has protein sequence MPRLRWFPFWFIFVLIFGALVPVASASTPAAPRLLLHLNWWIQSSCLAYGNGEQISLPGYHPASWHPAEVPTTVLAALVADKTYPDPYFGTNLRSIPGTSYPVAKNFAHLPTPEDSPYHCSWWYRTEFKVPADYQKKNSWLNFAGINYHANIWLNGKKIADAAQIAGAFRAYEFEVHQEIHPGETNALAVEVFAPEPGDLAINWVDWNPMPADKNMGVWRDVSLTATGPVSIRHPFIKSQAAPSLDSAALSLTVEVRNASDQPVTGTLKAAFGQVTLQQQVEFAPSEVKLITLTPDAFPQLKLAHPRLWWPYQMGEPNLYSAHLQFEVDGNVSDEADFHFGIREITSELTDKGNRLFRINGRKLLIRGGGWSPDMLWRQPKQRLRDQFRYVRHLHLNTIRLEGKIETEDFFNLADEEGILVMAGWCCCDIWEQWNKWQPETHPIAVESLRSQLLRLRSHPSLLVWLYGSDGPPPADVEKEYLQVIQDTLWPNPTLSSASAEPTLVSGVSGVKMSGPYDYVPPSYWLNATAAGTLKLGGGFSFNTETSPGPAIPTLESLKKMLPADHLTPGDSVWNFHAGSQEFSNTKIYDDAMKAIYGPPSDLDDYLRKSQAMAYDGERAMFEAYGRNKYTSTGVIQWMLNNAWPSLIWHLYDYYLQPAGGYFGTRKANEPLHVQYSYDDRSVVVVNSQYQPFSGLKVAAEVYDFDLKQKFSNQANADVPEDSSTRIFVIPETALNTSPVTFVKLALRDAAGRTVSSNFYWLSAKTSSFDWEKTTFFYTPSPVYEDFTALNRLSPVKLEAAADLALAHNDGTVTVRVKNPSKQLAFQVCLQVLQKDGDKEILPVLWDDNYFSLLPGESRVVTATLEQSQLQHVQPEIKVSGWNIVPQEKLISASGHPQEKKK, from the coding sequence ATGCCACGCTTACGATGGTTTCCTTTTTGGTTCATCTTCGTTTTAATATTCGGCGCCTTAGTTCCTGTGGCCTCGGCTTCAACCCCGGCTGCGCCCAGACTGCTTCTTCACCTGAATTGGTGGATCCAATCTTCTTGCCTGGCCTACGGTAACGGTGAACAGATCTCACTTCCCGGATACCACCCTGCAAGCTGGCATCCGGCAGAAGTTCCGACTACCGTATTGGCGGCGCTGGTGGCCGATAAAACCTACCCTGATCCGTATTTCGGTACAAATCTGAGGTCCATTCCCGGCACTTCGTATCCGGTCGCCAAAAATTTTGCCCATCTCCCCACGCCCGAAGACAGCCCTTATCACTGTTCCTGGTGGTATCGCACTGAATTCAAGGTTCCCGCTGATTATCAAAAGAAAAATTCATGGTTGAACTTCGCCGGAATCAACTATCACGCCAACATTTGGCTTAACGGGAAAAAAATCGCCGACGCCGCCCAGATAGCCGGCGCCTTCCGTGCTTATGAATTTGAGGTGCATCAAGAGATTCATCCGGGAGAGACCAACGCTCTCGCGGTTGAGGTCTTTGCGCCGGAACCAGGCGATTTGGCCATCAACTGGGTGGATTGGAACCCGATGCCCGCCGATAAAAATATGGGCGTGTGGCGGGATGTTTCTCTGACCGCGACCGGTCCGGTTTCAATTCGGCATCCGTTCATCAAGAGCCAGGCCGCCCCGTCGCTCGATTCGGCTGCTCTCTCTCTTACTGTGGAAGTCCGCAACGCCTCCGACCAGCCCGTAACGGGAACACTGAAAGCGGCTTTCGGCCAAGTTACTCTTCAGCAACAGGTCGAGTTTGCACCCTCGGAAGTGAAGTTGATAACGCTTACGCCTGATGCATTTCCGCAATTGAAACTTGCTCATCCCCGGCTCTGGTGGCCCTACCAGATGGGTGAGCCAAATTTGTATTCCGCTCATCTTCAATTTGAAGTTGATGGCAACGTATCGGACGAAGCCGACTTTCACTTCGGCATTCGTGAGATCACATCTGAGCTTACCGACAAGGGAAACCGTCTCTTCCGCATTAATGGACGCAAACTGCTCATCCGCGGCGGCGGCTGGTCGCCCGACATGCTCTGGCGGCAACCCAAGCAACGCCTGCGCGATCAGTTTCGTTACGTCCGGCATCTGCACTTAAATACCATCCGACTGGAAGGCAAGATAGAAACCGAAGACTTCTTCAACCTGGCTGATGAAGAAGGCATCTTGGTGATGGCCGGCTGGTGTTGTTGCGATATCTGGGAGCAGTGGAATAAATGGCAGCCGGAAACTCATCCTATAGCTGTCGAATCACTGCGCAGCCAATTGTTACGTCTGCGCTCGCATCCCAGTCTGCTGGTGTGGCTCTATGGAAGCGATGGGCCTCCGCCGGCAGACGTCGAAAAAGAATACCTGCAAGTTATACAGGATACGCTCTGGCCCAACCCAACCCTCTCCTCGGCTTCGGCTGAGCCCACTTTGGTCAGCGGGGTCTCAGGGGTCAAGATGTCTGGACCTTATGACTATGTCCCGCCCTCGTACTGGCTCAATGCTACTGCGGCGGGCACGCTCAAGTTAGGCGGAGGCTTCAGCTTCAACACAGAGACCAGTCCAGGCCCGGCGATTCCCACACTGGAATCGCTGAAAAAGATGCTGCCTGCAGATCACCTGACGCCAGGAGACAGTGTTTGGAACTTTCACGCCGGCAGCCAGGAGTTCTCCAATACCAAAATTTACGATGATGCCATGAAGGCCATTTATGGCCCTCCCTCAGACCTCGATGATTACCTCAGGAAATCGCAAGCCATGGCCTACGACGGAGAGCGTGCCATGTTCGAGGCCTATGGCCGCAACAAGTACACCTCTACTGGCGTCATTCAATGGATGCTTAACAACGCCTGGCCCTCCCTCATCTGGCACCTCTATGACTATTACCTGCAACCCGCAGGCGGTTACTTCGGTACGCGAAAGGCCAACGAACCGCTGCATGTGCAGTACTCCTACGACGACCGCAGCGTGGTGGTGGTGAACAGCCAGTATCAACCGTTTTCCGGATTGAAAGTTGCTGCCGAAGTTTATGACTTCGACCTTAAGCAAAAATTTTCTAACCAAGCCAATGCCGATGTTCCTGAAGACAGCAGCACGCGCATCTTCGTCATACCCGAAACCGCGCTCAATACCAGCCCGGTAACATTTGTGAAGCTTGCGCTGCGCGATGCTGCCGGTCGCACGGTTAGCTCCAATTTTTACTGGCTTTCGGCCAAGACTTCTTCTTTCGACTGGGAAAAAACCACCTTCTTCTATACTCCTTCTCCTGTCTATGAAGATTTCACGGCCTTGAACCGTTTATCGCCGGTCAAGCTGGAAGCTGCTGCTGATCTTGCTTTAGCCCATAACGACGGTACGGTAACCGTCCGTGTGAAAAATCCCAGTAAGCAGCTTGCCTTCCAGGTTTGTCTGCAGGTTCTGCAAAAGGATGGCGACAAAGAGATACTTCCCGTCCTCTGGGATGACAATTACTTTTCGCTTCTGCCGGGTGAATCCAGGGTGGTCACGGCCACATTGGAGCAGTCACAACTGCAGCATGTTCAGCCTGAAATTAAAGTGAGCGGATGGAACATTGTTCCGCAGGAAAAGCTCATATCAGCTTCTGGACATCCCCAGGAGAAAAAGAAGTGA